A window of the Microbacterium sp. AZCO genome harbors these coding sequences:
- a CDS encoding amidohydrolase gives MAVADVLFTGGRIFTGAGRPLEAHAVAVIGDRIAAVVPDDQIAGLIGPRTEVVDLAGALLSPGFQDAHIHPVAGGMELLQCNLAGSADAADSVARVKEYAAANPDEEWILGGGWSMDHFPGGAPSRALLDDIDRPVLLLSRDHHSTWVNTAAIRLAGIDASTPNPVDGWIEREADGHPAGTFHEGAGDLFSHVRPPHSDELAFRGLLAAQEELIALGVTGWQDAMVGAASIIADPIEAYRRAIREGLLQVHVNGAQWWERDGGLEQVARMTARRDALAAEIPADRFTVTTTKIMVDGVAENQTAAMLTSYKDAHGHETGQAGLSFIDPALLRDAVTALDAAGMQVHFHALGDRAVREALDAVEAARAANGPSDGRHHLAHLQVVDEAEVPRFAAAGAVANLQALWATHEPQLDELTLPFLRDGAEARHYPFGDLVRAGVALAAGSDWPVSSADPMDAIHVAVNRTLPGYDGEPLGGEAQRIDLATAMAAYTSGSAYVNHRDHDTGWIREGYLANLVVLSPDPFAVPAKEIHTSTVLSTWIEGRPVYLASDTAEEAA, from the coding sequence ATGGCAGTCGCAGATGTCCTGTTCACCGGCGGCCGGATCTTCACCGGCGCCGGTCGACCCCTCGAGGCCCACGCGGTCGCGGTCATCGGAGACCGCATCGCCGCCGTCGTGCCCGACGACCAGATCGCGGGCCTGATCGGCCCGCGCACGGAGGTCGTCGACCTCGCAGGCGCCCTGCTGAGCCCCGGCTTCCAGGATGCCCACATCCACCCGGTCGCGGGCGGCATGGAGCTCCTGCAGTGCAATCTCGCCGGGTCGGCGGATGCCGCCGACTCGGTGGCGCGCGTCAAGGAGTACGCGGCCGCGAACCCCGACGAGGAGTGGATCCTCGGCGGCGGCTGGTCGATGGACCACTTCCCGGGCGGCGCCCCGAGCCGTGCGCTCCTCGACGACATCGACCGCCCCGTGCTGCTGCTCAGCCGCGACCACCACAGCACGTGGGTCAACACCGCAGCCATCCGGCTCGCGGGCATCGACGCGTCGACGCCGAACCCCGTCGACGGCTGGATCGAGCGCGAAGCCGACGGCCACCCGGCCGGCACCTTCCACGAGGGCGCCGGCGACCTGTTCAGCCACGTGCGCCCGCCGCACAGCGACGAACTGGCGTTCCGCGGACTGCTCGCCGCGCAGGAGGAGCTCATCGCCCTCGGTGTCACCGGATGGCAGGACGCGATGGTGGGCGCCGCCAGCATCATCGCCGACCCCATCGAGGCGTATCGCCGCGCGATCCGCGAGGGTCTGCTGCAGGTGCACGTGAACGGCGCCCAGTGGTGGGAGCGCGACGGCGGCCTCGAGCAGGTGGCGCGCATGACGGCGCGCCGCGACGCGCTCGCCGCGGAGATCCCGGCCGATCGGTTCACCGTCACGACGACGAAGATCATGGTCGACGGCGTCGCCGAGAACCAGACCGCCGCGATGCTGACGTCGTACAAGGACGCGCACGGCCACGAGACCGGTCAGGCGGGGCTCTCGTTCATCGACCCGGCCCTGTTGCGCGACGCCGTCACGGCCCTCGACGCCGCGGGGATGCAGGTGCACTTCCACGCACTCGGCGACCGTGCCGTGCGGGAGGCGCTCGACGCCGTGGAGGCCGCCCGCGCCGCCAACGGTCCGAGCGACGGGCGCCACCACCTCGCCCACCTCCAGGTGGTCGACGAGGCGGAGGTCCCGCGCTTCGCCGCGGCCGGCGCCGTCGCCAACCTGCAGGCGCTGTGGGCGACGCACGAGCCGCAGCTCGACGAGCTGACGCTGCCCTTCCTCCGCGACGGGGCCGAAGCGCGGCACTACCCCTTCGGCGACCTCGTGCGGGCGGGCGTCGCGCTCGCCGCGGGAAGCGACTGGCCCGTCTCGAGCGCCGACCCGATGGACGCCATCCACGTCGCCGTCAACCGCACCTTACCCGGTTACGACGGCGAGCCGCTCGGCGGCGAGGCGCAGCGCATCGACCTCGCGACGGCCATGGCCGCGTACACCTCGGGCAGCGCGTACGTGAACCACCGCGACCACGACACCGGGTGGATCCGCGAGGGCTATCTCGCGAACCTCGTCGTGCTCTCACCTGACCCCTTCGCGGTCCCGGCGAAGGAGATCCACACGTCCACCGTCCTGTCCACCTGGATCGAGGGACGCCCCGTCTACCTCGCCTCCGACACCGCAGAGGAAGCAGCATGA
- a CDS encoding ABC transporter substrate-binding protein has protein sequence MTRRTLPRALAATAAAAAIALVAGGCAASDTPEKKPVEWKLSATTPAPAGDIDSFTWASYAEPFSLDYAYAFDYADNQILSNVCESLLRLNPDFTLSPGLAESYEHPTPETFVYTIREGVTFHDGTPLTAADVVASMNRHLDPAVGSFWYSAYQNVTSIEQTGDRQVTVTLAVPGEQFNLAMGSSAGVIESAATLAAKGADYGNSTGGVNCTGPFELADWKSGESITLKRYDGYWDASLKAKAAEVTFVFMADPTARVNALASGDVDGSWLVPSSAVQQLQNSKAGDMYFGLTSAVGSLVVSNLQGPLGDLKVRQALMMALDRKGILDAAGSGIGEVTNVLTTKSVWVGADAGAVDSAFTDVEPYDYDLAAAKKLVEDAGVAGEEVTIVTAPISGEFAVISQATAAALESIGLKAKIESITPGAYTTMFSDPSAREGVDLFYTNWYLSSPDPLEMYGVLRTGEFSNYGGWSDPEFDEVVNTAMAIDDPAARSAETAKAQQIANAQLPWLPLYTAPTTLFLGTRITGAAPSIAYLYYPWAATIGAR, from the coding sequence ATGACTCGCCGCACTCTTCCCCGCGCGCTCGCCGCCACGGCGGCCGCCGCGGCCATCGCGCTCGTCGCCGGCGGATGCGCAGCATCCGACACCCCCGAGAAGAAGCCCGTCGAGTGGAAGCTCTCCGCCACGACGCCGGCCCCCGCGGGCGATATCGACTCCTTCACGTGGGCGTCGTACGCCGAGCCGTTCTCGCTCGACTACGCCTACGCGTTCGACTACGCCGACAACCAGATCCTGTCCAACGTGTGCGAGTCCCTCCTGCGGCTCAACCCCGACTTCACGCTCAGCCCGGGCCTCGCCGAGTCGTACGAGCACCCGACGCCCGAGACGTTCGTCTATACGATCCGCGAGGGCGTGACCTTCCACGACGGCACGCCGCTCACGGCCGCCGACGTCGTGGCGTCGATGAACCGCCACCTCGACCCCGCCGTCGGTTCGTTCTGGTACTCGGCGTACCAGAACGTCACCTCGATCGAGCAGACCGGCGACCGCCAGGTCACCGTGACGCTCGCGGTGCCCGGCGAGCAGTTCAACCTCGCGATGGGGAGCTCGGCCGGCGTCATCGAGTCGGCCGCGACGCTCGCGGCGAAGGGCGCCGACTACGGCAACTCCACCGGCGGCGTCAACTGCACGGGCCCGTTCGAGCTCGCCGACTGGAAGTCGGGGGAGTCGATCACCCTGAAGCGCTACGACGGCTACTGGGACGCCTCGCTCAAGGCGAAGGCGGCGGAGGTGACCTTCGTCTTCATGGCCGACCCGACGGCGCGCGTCAATGCGCTGGCGTCGGGCGACGTCGACGGCTCGTGGCTCGTCCCGTCGTCGGCGGTGCAGCAGCTGCAGAACTCCAAGGCCGGCGACATGTACTTCGGCCTCACCTCGGCCGTCGGCAGCCTCGTCGTCAGCAACCTGCAGGGCCCCCTCGGCGACCTGAAGGTGCGCCAGGCGCTCATGATGGCGCTCGACCGCAAGGGGATCCTGGATGCCGCGGGCAGCGGCATCGGCGAGGTGACGAACGTGCTCACCACGAAGTCGGTCTGGGTCGGCGCGGATGCGGGCGCGGTCGACAGCGCCTTCACCGACGTCGAGCCGTACGACTACGACCTGGCCGCCGCGAAGAAGCTCGTGGAGGACGCCGGCGTCGCCGGCGAGGAGGTCACGATCGTGACGGCACCCATCTCGGGCGAGTTCGCCGTCATCTCGCAGGCCACCGCCGCGGCGCTGGAGTCGATCGGGCTCAAGGCGAAGATCGAGTCGATCACCCCGGGTGCGTACACGACGATGTTCTCCGACCCCAGCGCGCGCGAGGGCGTGGACCTCTTCTACACGAACTGGTACCTGTCCAGCCCCGACCCGCTCGAGATGTACGGCGTGCTCCGGACGGGCGAGTTCAGCAACTACGGCGGCTGGAGCGACCCCGAGTTCGACGAGGTCGTCAACACCGCGATGGCCATCGACGATCCCGCCGCGCGGAGCGCCGAGACGGCGAAGGCGCAGCAGATCGCGAACGCCCAGCTTCCGTGGCTGCCGCTGTACACGGCTCCCACGACGCTGTTCCTGGGCACGCGCATCACGGGCGCGGCCCCCTCGATCGCGTACCTCTATTACCCGTGGGCGGCGACCATCGGCGCGCGGTAG
- a CDS encoding ABC transporter permease: MIAVRRVAGKPGGLLLTLFLASLLIFFSRFLVPGDPVDFLLRGRKPSPEAIAEVTAQYGLDLPPWQQYLDWVGGILQGDFGRSLQYRQDVTTVIGDRLPVTLGLVVMAGLMIAIAGLGFGTIAALNRGRSGDRLVLIALTVLAAIPSFVGSIVLIAVFSVQLGWFPSFGSGEGFWDTVYHLVLPSVALAIVFTVLVAKVTRSAMVEQLVREHVEVATSRGLSRGAVVGRHVFRNALWPIVTVSGILVAGLLVASAIVESAFGLAGMGSLLVQSVDRLDFPVVQAIVLLVVTAFVVVNAIVDVLEPWIDPRTAAGAGAR; this comes from the coding sequence GTGATCGCCGTCCGTCGCGTCGCGGGGAAGCCGGGTGGGCTCCTGCTCACCCTCTTCCTCGCGTCGCTGCTCATCTTCTTCTCCCGCTTCCTCGTCCCGGGAGACCCGGTCGACTTCCTCCTGCGCGGGCGCAAGCCCAGCCCCGAGGCGATCGCCGAGGTGACGGCGCAGTACGGCCTCGACCTCCCGCCATGGCAGCAGTACCTCGACTGGGTGGGCGGCATCCTGCAGGGCGACTTCGGACGCTCGCTGCAGTACCGCCAGGACGTCACGACCGTCATCGGCGACCGCCTCCCGGTGACGCTCGGACTCGTCGTGATGGCGGGACTCATGATCGCGATCGCGGGGCTGGGCTTCGGCACGATCGCCGCGCTCAACCGCGGCCGCTCCGGCGACCGGCTCGTGCTCATCGCCCTGACGGTCCTCGCCGCCATCCCGTCGTTCGTCGGGTCGATCGTGCTCATCGCGGTGTTCTCGGTGCAGCTCGGCTGGTTCCCGTCGTTCGGGTCGGGCGAGGGGTTCTGGGACACGGTGTACCACCTCGTCCTGCCGTCGGTCGCGCTCGCGATCGTCTTCACGGTGCTGGTCGCCAAGGTCACACGCTCCGCGATGGTCGAGCAGCTCGTCCGCGAGCACGTCGAGGTCGCGACGAGCCGCGGCCTCTCCCGCGGCGCGGTCGTGGGTCGCCACGTGTTCCGCAATGCGCTGTGGCCCATCGTCACGGTGAGCGGCATCCTCGTGGCGGGACTCCTCGTCGCGAGCGCGATCGTCGAGTCCGCGTTCGGGCTCGCCGGTATGGGCTCGCTCCTCGTGCAGTCGGTCGATCGCCTCGACTTCCCCGTCGTGCAGGCGATCGTGCTCCTGGTCGTGACGGCGTTCGTCGTCGTCAACGCGATCGTCGACGTGCTCGAGCCGTGGATCGATCCGCGGACGGCGGCGGGGGCGGGTGCGCGATGA
- a CDS encoding PspC domain-containing protein → MAELIRPRSGRVIGGVCLAIANRFDMSPIVVRVVMVGSVVFFGLSIWLYLLLWLLIPEVRD, encoded by the coding sequence ATGGCCGAGCTCATCCGTCCCCGCTCCGGTCGCGTCATCGGTGGCGTCTGCCTCGCGATCGCGAACCGCTTCGACATGAGCCCCATCGTCGTGCGGGTGGTGATGGTCGGCTCGGTCGTGTTCTTCGGACTGTCGATCTGGCTCTACCTGCTGCTCTGGCTGCTGATCCCCGAAGTCCGCGACTGA
- a CDS encoding ABC transporter ATP-binding protein: MTLLDIQGLTLDLPDGTELLRGISLSVSAGETVGLVGESGSGKSLTARSVLGLLPDRARTTGSVRVDGLEVLGASRRDLLEVRRRRAAMIFQDPRAGINPMRTIGDHMTESLRLCQGVSRAAAKDRALELLAAVRLPRPDDHFDQYPHELSGGMLQRVMIAGALTSDPKLLVCDEPTTALDVTTQADIVALLQELRDARAMGLLFITHDLNLAASLCDRLVVMRAGAVEEEGPARTVLLAPQTAYAERLVAATPSLTAPLAEPPGAVDAGSLAAAEPMLTVRGLGKTYASRGKEPVVAVRDASLEVPAGGSLAIVGESGSGKSTLARMIVGLEQADAGDIRIAGRERTTVPRTRAERRAHARSVQMVFQDPYLSLDPRITAGRAIEDALRLHGRASAKDARARVLELLAAVGLEEKHAAARPRTLSGGQRQRVAIARALAIEPDVLVMDEATSALDVSVQAQVLDLVARIRAERGLTLVFISHDLAVVRRVCDRTLVMSRGEIVEQGRTSELLADPQHPYTRRLLASVPEPLHR, translated from the coding sequence ATGACCCTGCTCGACATCCAGGGCCTCACGCTGGACCTGCCCGACGGCACGGAGCTCCTGCGCGGCATCTCGCTGTCGGTCTCCGCCGGCGAGACGGTCGGGCTCGTGGGCGAGTCCGGCTCGGGCAAGTCGCTCACCGCGCGGTCGGTGCTCGGTCTCCTTCCCGATCGGGCGCGCACGACCGGCTCGGTGCGCGTCGACGGGCTCGAGGTGCTCGGCGCCTCCCGCCGGGACCTCCTCGAGGTGCGCCGTCGCCGCGCGGCGATGATCTTCCAGGATCCGCGGGCGGGCATCAACCCGATGCGCACGATCGGCGACCACATGACGGAGTCGCTGCGGCTGTGCCAGGGCGTCAGCCGCGCCGCCGCGAAGGACCGTGCGCTCGAGCTTCTGGCAGCCGTGCGCCTGCCGCGGCCGGACGACCACTTCGACCAGTACCCGCACGAGCTGTCGGGCGGCATGCTGCAGCGCGTCATGATCGCGGGCGCCCTCACGAGCGATCCGAAGCTGCTCGTGTGCGACGAGCCCACGACCGCCCTCGACGTGACGACGCAGGCCGACATCGTCGCGCTCCTGCAGGAGCTCCGGGATGCCCGGGCCATGGGCCTGCTGTTCATCACGCACGACCTCAACCTGGCCGCCTCGCTCTGCGACCGACTGGTCGTGATGCGCGCGGGGGCCGTCGAGGAGGAGGGCCCGGCGCGCACGGTGCTCCTCGCGCCGCAGACCGCCTACGCCGAGCGGCTGGTCGCCGCGACGCCGTCGCTCACGGCTCCTCTCGCCGAGCCGCCGGGCGCCGTCGACGCCGGGTCACTGGCCGCCGCCGAGCCGATGCTCACGGTGCGGGGCCTCGGCAAGACGTACGCCTCGCGGGGGAAGGAGCCGGTCGTCGCGGTTCGGGATGCCTCGCTCGAGGTTCCCGCCGGCGGCTCCCTCGCCATCGTCGGCGAGTCCGGTTCGGGCAAGTCGACGCTCGCGCGGATGATCGTGGGCCTCGAGCAGGCCGACGCCGGCGACATCCGCATCGCCGGCCGCGAGCGGACGACCGTTCCCCGGACACGTGCGGAGCGACGCGCGCACGCGCGCAGCGTCCAGATGGTGTTCCAGGACCCCTACCTCTCACTCGATCCGCGCATCACGGCGGGCCGCGCCATCGAGGACGCGCTCCGCCTCCACGGACGCGCGAGCGCGAAGGACGCGCGGGCGCGCGTCCTCGAGCTCCTCGCGGCGGTCGGCCTCGAGGAGAAGCACGCGGCCGCCCGCCCGCGCACCCTCTCGGGCGGGCAGCGCCAGCGCGTCGCGATCGCCCGGGCGCTCGCGATCGAGCCGGATGTGCTGGTGATGGACGAGGCGACCAGCGCCCTCGACGTGTCGGTGCAGGCGCAGGTGCTCGACCTCGTCGCGCGCATCCGCGCCGAGCGCGGTCTGACGCTCGTGTTCATCAGCCACGACCTGGCCGTCGTGCGGCGCGTGTGCGACCGCACGCTCGTGATGAGCAGGGGCGAGATCGTCGAGCAGGGCCGGACGTCGGAGCTTCTGGCCGACCCGCAGCATCCCTACACCCGCCGTCTCCTCGCCTCCGTGCCGGAGCCCCTGCACCGGTGA
- a CDS encoding TetR family transcriptional regulator has product MSSERAPSLRTGKARLDRETIIAAALELASAPGVTTISFRELGGHLGVDPTAVYRHFRSKDELMRALLDHLALLGIDEIEVPPEQWRERLRALGLATLRQFERYPAIGVEAVVLTTNGPGEHRAIELMLDGFTRAGLSGDDLVRHYALLAAHILSTASNIARARADRGEAAGGLWLDAPILVDPREYPLVAAHIPLLSEIRDEEIFLAGVDMILDSAERTAARHP; this is encoded by the coding sequence ATGTCGAGCGAGCGAGCGCCGTCCCTACGCACCGGAAAGGCGCGCCTGGACCGTGAGACGATCATCGCGGCGGCGCTGGAGCTCGCGTCGGCACCCGGGGTGACGACGATCTCCTTCCGCGAGCTCGGCGGGCATCTGGGAGTGGACCCGACGGCCGTCTACCGGCACTTCCGCAGCAAGGACGAGCTCATGCGAGCGCTGCTCGATCACCTCGCACTGCTCGGGATCGACGAGATCGAGGTGCCGCCGGAGCAGTGGCGCGAACGGCTGCGGGCACTCGGCCTCGCGACGCTCCGGCAGTTCGAGCGGTATCCCGCGATCGGCGTCGAGGCGGTCGTGCTCACGACGAACGGACCGGGCGAGCATCGCGCGATCGAGCTGATGCTCGACGGCTTCACCCGCGCCGGGCTCTCCGGCGACGATCTCGTGCGTCACTACGCCCTCCTCGCGGCGCACATCCTGTCCACCGCTTCGAACATCGCACGAGCGCGCGCGGATCGGGGCGAGGCCGCCGGCGGGCTGTGGCTCGACGCGCCGATCCTCGTCGACCCGCGCGAATACCCGCTGGTCGCTGCGCACATCCCGCTGCTGTCCGAGATCCGCGACGAGGAGATCTTCCTCGCCGGCGTCGACATGATCCTCGACTCGGCGGAGCGCACCGCGGCGCGGCATCCCTGA
- a CDS encoding ABC transporter permease, whose protein sequence is MYASPSPAHWLGTDALGRDILSRIIYGARTALLGPLLVVILSTALGALLGLLAGWRSGWLDATLGRLFDVVFAFPSLLIAIMAVALFGKGLVAPVIAMSIAYIPFVARLTRTLVTAERNRSYVSAYRVQGFGGAWIALRRVLPNVTPVVGAQSTLNFGYVLAELAALSFLGLGVQPPTPDWGSMINEAQAGLAGGHFLPAIAPAVAVVLVVVAVNIIGEELPRRVGGGSR, encoded by the coding sequence GTGTACGCGTCGCCGAGCCCGGCGCACTGGCTCGGCACAGACGCGCTGGGGCGCGACATCCTGAGCCGCATCATCTACGGAGCCCGGACGGCGCTGCTCGGTCCGCTCCTCGTCGTGATCCTCTCGACGGCGCTCGGCGCCCTCCTCGGCCTGCTCGCGGGGTGGCGGAGCGGATGGCTCGACGCGACGCTCGGGCGTCTGTTCGACGTCGTGTTCGCCTTCCCGTCGCTCCTCATCGCCATCATGGCCGTCGCGCTCTTCGGCAAGGGGCTCGTCGCTCCCGTCATCGCGATGAGCATCGCCTACATCCCGTTCGTCGCGCGGCTGACCCGCACGCTCGTGACCGCCGAGCGCAACCGCTCGTACGTCTCGGCGTATCGCGTGCAGGGGTTCGGCGGGGCGTGGATCGCGCTGCGCCGCGTGCTGCCGAACGTCACGCCCGTCGTCGGGGCGCAGTCGACGCTCAACTTCGGCTACGTCCTGGCCGAGCTCGCTGCACTGTCGTTCCTCGGACTCGGCGTGCAGCCGCCGACGCCGGATTGGGGATCCATGATCAACGAAGCGCAGGCGGGCCTCGCCGGCGGCCACTTCCTGCCGGCCATCGCCCCCGCCGTCGCGGTCGTGCTCGTCGTCGTGGCGGTCAACATCATCGGCGAGGAGCTCCCCCGCCGGGTCGGAGGCGGATCGCGATGA
- a CDS encoding alpha/beta fold hydrolase — MSDPARETPHLDPEIVLWSMDASTRAGRPLLVLLHGYGADENDLFGLVPYLPAEFAVAAVRAPLTPPWPAPGYSWYPIEGLDGQSPAKTTDAASRLLHWIDAVAPAPTPVGLLGFSQGAAVSLQAMRLAPDRFAFAVTLSGYATPGELPGDADLAARRPPVFWGRGTNDDVIPEHLVAHTTDWLPAHAELSGRVYQGLTHSVSEPELADVRVFLDKQLESLAR, encoded by the coding sequence ATGAGCGACCCGGCACGCGAGACCCCTCACCTGGATCCCGAGATCGTGCTGTGGTCGATGGATGCCTCGACCCGCGCCGGTCGCCCGCTCCTCGTGCTGCTGCACGGCTACGGGGCCGATGAGAACGACCTCTTCGGGCTCGTGCCCTACCTCCCGGCCGAGTTCGCCGTCGCCGCCGTGCGCGCTCCGCTCACCCCGCCGTGGCCTGCCCCCGGCTACTCCTGGTACCCCATCGAGGGGCTCGACGGCCAGAGTCCTGCCAAGACGACGGATGCGGCATCCCGGCTCCTGCACTGGATCGACGCCGTCGCCCCCGCCCCGACCCCGGTCGGCCTCCTCGGCTTCTCGCAGGGCGCCGCGGTGTCGCTGCAGGCCATGCGCCTCGCACCCGACCGGTTCGCGTTCGCCGTCACCCTCTCGGGGTATGCGACACCCGGCGAACTTCCCGGCGACGCGGACCTCGCCGCGCGCAGGCCGCCCGTCTTCTGGGGCCGCGGCACGAACGACGACGTCATCCCCGAACACCTCGTGGCGCACACGACCGACTGGCTCCCCGCGCACGCCGAGCTGAGCGGCCGGGTCTATCAGGGCCTCACACACAGCGTCTCCGAGCCCGAGCTCGCCGACGTGCGGGTCTTCCTCGACAAGCAGCTCGAGTCGCTCGCCCGCTGA
- a CDS encoding NUDIX hydrolase family protein: MPVRTPDPDPNESDDQGTPRDPLGGIGASFGVPGRPLGDGTFGSPAPGNAANPGWLTDIELAEARRRLPMLYVEAIPVRTDGVGAVTQVGILLRATPLGEITRSIVSGRIRYGETVRDALFRHLENDLGPMAFPLLPPQPVPFTVAEYFPIPGVSAFHDDRQHAVSLAFVVPVTGTCEPRQDALEVTWLSPEEAASDSLAAEMEGGRGTLVRLALASVGALR, encoded by the coding sequence ATGCCGGTCCGCACGCCAGACCCCGATCCGAACGAGAGCGACGACCAGGGCACGCCCCGCGATCCTCTCGGCGGCATCGGCGCGTCGTTCGGGGTCCCGGGTCGTCCCCTCGGGGACGGCACGTTCGGATCGCCCGCCCCGGGCAACGCCGCGAACCCGGGATGGCTCACCGACATCGAGCTGGCCGAGGCGCGGCGCCGCCTGCCGATGCTCTACGTCGAGGCGATCCCCGTCCGCACCGACGGCGTCGGCGCGGTCACGCAGGTCGGCATCCTGCTGCGCGCGACGCCGCTCGGCGAGATCACGCGCTCGATCGTGTCGGGCCGCATCCGCTACGGCGAGACCGTGCGCGACGCGCTCTTCCGTCACCTCGAGAACGATCTCGGGCCCATGGCCTTCCCGCTGCTGCCGCCGCAGCCCGTGCCCTTCACGGTCGCCGAGTACTTCCCGATCCCCGGTGTGAGCGCGTTCCACGACGACCGTCAGCACGCCGTGTCGCTCGCCTTCGTCGTGCCCGTGACGGGCACGTGCGAGCCGCGCCAGGACGCGCTCGAGGTCACGTGGCTCTCACCGGAGGAGGCGGCATCCGATTCCCTCGCCGCCGAGATGGAAGGCGGCCGCGGCACGCTCGTCCGCCTCGCGCTCGCGAGCGTCGGCGCCCTCCGCTGA
- a CDS encoding ABC-F family ATP-binding cassette domain-containing protein has product MPAHTFTPSVVLDDVRFTWPDGSVALSGVSGAFGAGRTGLVGRNGSGKSTLLRLIAGELAPDHGSVVRQADAAYLPQQLTLDVDRPVAELLGVAPALRALRAIESGDVDPTHFDAVGSDWDIEARAHAALAEAGLAPEMLERSVGELSGGEAMLTAIAGIRLRGAPIALLDEPTNNLDRDARARLYEMVRGWRGSLVVVSHDTALLELMDETAELYESELSTFGGAYSEWRAWLDAEQGAAKQAERAAEAAVKREKRQRIEAESKLAQRAAMGRKAQHEKRVPGIVAGNRASAAQVSAGRLRGEKADREASARAALDAAERRVRDDDSVRIDLPDPGVPAGRRIATLGDGTRSWVVQGPERVALTGPNGAGKTTLLERLVGAAGTNSSKSRRFGPSAPEQAESGTILRSSCTAEAHTDRIGYLPQRVDGLDDAATVLDNVAAGAPAVPIPELRNRLARFLIRGDAVTRPVSTLSGGERFRVALARLLLADPPPQLLVLDEPTNNLDLDTVTQLVDALSSYRGAVLVVSHDDGFLARLGVDLVLELDRDGTLTEAPGVGLP; this is encoded by the coding sequence ATGCCCGCTCATACCTTCACGCCCTCCGTCGTCCTCGACGACGTCCGCTTCACCTGGCCGGACGGCTCGGTCGCCCTCTCGGGCGTCTCGGGCGCCTTCGGCGCCGGCCGCACGGGCCTCGTCGGCCGGAACGGCTCGGGAAAGTCCACGCTGCTGCGTCTCATAGCGGGCGAGCTCGCGCCCGATCACGGCAGCGTCGTGCGGCAGGCGGACGCCGCCTACCTGCCGCAGCAGCTCACGCTCGACGTCGACCGGCCGGTCGCCGAGCTGCTCGGCGTCGCCCCGGCTCTGCGCGCCCTGCGCGCGATCGAGTCCGGCGACGTCGACCCCACCCATTTCGACGCCGTCGGCTCGGATTGGGACATCGAGGCGCGCGCCCACGCAGCCCTCGCCGAGGCGGGCCTCGCGCCGGAGATGCTGGAGCGGTCGGTCGGCGAGCTGTCGGGCGGCGAGGCGATGCTGACCGCGATCGCCGGGATCCGGCTGCGCGGCGCGCCCATCGCGCTGCTCGACGAGCCGACCAACAACCTCGACCGCGACGCGCGGGCACGGCTGTACGAGATGGTGCGCGGCTGGCGGGGATCGCTCGTCGTCGTGAGCCACGACACCGCCCTGCTCGAGCTGATGGACGAGACCGCCGAGCTGTACGAGAGCGAGCTGTCGACGTTCGGCGGGGCGTACTCGGAGTGGCGCGCGTGGCTGGACGCCGAGCAGGGCGCCGCCAAGCAGGCCGAGCGCGCGGCCGAAGCGGCCGTCAAGCGCGAGAAGCGCCAGCGGATCGAGGCCGAGTCCAAGCTCGCCCAGCGCGCGGCGATGGGACGCAAGGCGCAGCACGAGAAGCGCGTGCCGGGCATCGTCGCGGGCAATCGCGCGAGCGCCGCACAGGTGTCGGCCGGGAGGCTCCGGGGCGAGAAGGCAGACCGCGAGGCGTCCGCGCGCGCGGCGCTCGATGCGGCGGAGCGGCGCGTGCGCGACGACGACTCCGTGCGCATCGACCTCCCCGATCCCGGCGTGCCGGCCGGGCGCCGCATCGCGACTCTCGGTGACGGCACGCGGTCGTGGGTCGTGCAGGGGCCGGAGCGCGTCGCGCTCACGGGGCCGAACGGTGCGGGGAAGACGACGCTGCTCGAGCGGCTCGTCGGCGCGGCGGGCACCAACTCCTCAAAGTCACGCCGCTTCGGGCCCTCTGCGCCCGAGCAAGCCGAATCGGGCACGATCTTGAGGAGTTCGTGCACGGCCGAGGCGCACACCGACCGCATCGGCTACCTGCCGCAGCGCGTCGACGGGCTCGACGACGCGGCCACCGTCCTCGACAACGTCGCGGCGGGTGCGCCGGCCGTGCCGATCCCCGAGCTGCGCAACCGGCTCGCGCGCTTCCTCATCAGAGGGGATGCCGTGACCCGGCCCGTCTCGACGCTGTCGGGCGGCGAGCGGTTCCGCGTCGCTCTCGCCCGGCTGCTGCTCGCCGACCCGCCGCCGCAGCTCCTCGTGCTGGACGAGCCGACGAACAATCTCGACCTGGACACGGTCACTCAGCTCGTCGACGCTCTCTCGTCGTATCGGGGCGCCGTGCTCGTCGTGAGTCACGACGACGGGTTCCTCGCGCGCCTCGGGGTGGACCTCGTCCTCGAGCTCGATCGGGACGGGACGCTCACCGAGGCGCCCGGCGTCGGCCTGCCCTGA